A stretch of Dyella sp. BiH032 DNA encodes these proteins:
- the prmA gene encoding 50S ribosomal protein L11 methyltransferase: MPFLELTLTLRSEQQPRAEEALEDLGALSVTLQDADAETPDEQAIFEPGVGELPLWPTITLNALFDADTDRRGLTEALGDLLPWLEPDQVLYRDVADEDWERAWMDQFKPMQFGRRLWIYPWNIEPPQDGDSVVVRLDPGLAFGSGTHPTTALCLEWLDAQDLKGKTLIDYGCGSGILAIAALKLGAASAVGVDNDPQALTASADNAERNEVAGRLALFLPEDLDAEPAEVFIANILAGPLDELAPSFAAAARAGAPFAISGILKGQEGELLERYAEWFDELRVDTREDWVRISGRRRAD; encoded by the coding sequence ATGCCCTTCCTCGAACTGACCCTCACCCTCCGCTCCGAACAGCAGCCGCGCGCCGAAGAAGCGCTGGAGGATCTCGGCGCGCTATCCGTCACGCTGCAGGACGCCGACGCGGAAACGCCGGACGAGCAGGCGATCTTCGAGCCGGGCGTGGGCGAACTCCCGCTATGGCCGACCATCACGCTCAACGCGCTGTTCGATGCGGACACCGACCGTCGCGGCTTGACCGAAGCACTCGGCGACCTGCTGCCGTGGCTGGAGCCGGACCAGGTGCTGTACCGCGACGTCGCCGACGAGGATTGGGAGCGCGCGTGGATGGACCAGTTCAAGCCGATGCAATTCGGCCGGCGGCTGTGGATCTATCCGTGGAACATCGAGCCGCCGCAGGACGGCGACAGCGTGGTGGTACGCCTCGATCCCGGCCTGGCCTTCGGCAGCGGCACCCACCCCACCACCGCGCTGTGCCTGGAATGGCTCGACGCACAGGACCTGAAAGGCAAGACGCTGATCGACTATGGCTGCGGCTCCGGCATCCTCGCCATCGCGGCGCTCAAGCTGGGGGCGGCGAGCGCAGTGGGCGTGGACAACGATCCGCAGGCACTGACCGCCTCGGCCGACAACGCCGAGCGCAACGAGGTCGCCGGACGACTGGCCCTGTTCCTGCCGGAGGACCTGGACGCAGAACCCGCCGAGGTCTTCATCGCGAACATCCTCGCCGGCCCGCTGGACGAGCTCGCCCCGAGCTTCGCGGCAGCGGCCAGGGCGGGCGCGCCCTTCGCCATTTCCGGCATCCTCAAGGGCCAGGAAGGTGAGCTGCTCGAACGCTACGCCGAATGGTTCGACGAGTTGCGCGTGGATACGCGCGAGGACTGGGTGCGCATCAGCGGACGACGCCGCGCGGACTGA
- a CDS encoding zinc-ribbon and DUF3426 domain-containing protein, which produces MYAQCPDCLTVFSMDAELLAQARGHVVCGHCQVEFDALLSLSSQLPPEPFQYLPSRENSGRLPRADAAVYRPRPEQVFAPASTPAAENGDFSQLVFSPRFAREAKSSAGRRWPWLVACLVLLLLLCAQLAWAKRDVLIADATAGSWLRQACTGLGCRLPLVQDVHRLRLLARDVQAHPSVPGALLISATVRNDASFDQPWPVVSVTLSDVDGKRIAMRRLQPAEYLGDSAALERGLAAGGNAALVLEVEDPGNKAVAFEIGFE; this is translated from the coding sequence ATGTACGCCCAGTGTCCCGACTGCCTCACCGTGTTCTCGATGGACGCGGAACTGCTCGCGCAGGCGCGCGGACACGTGGTCTGCGGGCATTGCCAGGTAGAGTTCGATGCGCTGCTGAGCCTGAGCAGCCAGCTGCCGCCGGAACCGTTCCAGTACCTTCCCTCGCGCGAGAACTCCGGCCGTTTGCCCCGCGCCGACGCCGCTGTCTACCGGCCGCGGCCCGAACAGGTTTTCGCGCCGGCATCCACGCCGGCCGCGGAAAACGGAGACTTCTCCCAGCTGGTGTTCTCGCCGCGCTTCGCCCGGGAAGCCAAGTCGTCGGCGGGCCGTCGCTGGCCATGGCTGGTCGCCTGCCTGGTGCTGTTGCTGCTGTTGTGCGCGCAGCTGGCGTGGGCCAAGCGCGACGTGCTGATTGCCGACGCGACCGCCGGCTCCTGGCTGCGCCAGGCATGCACCGGGCTCGGCTGCCGCCTGCCTTTGGTCCAGGACGTGCATCGGCTGCGGCTGCTGGCGCGCGACGTGCAGGCGCACCCGTCGGTGCCGGGCGCGCTGCTGATCAGTGCCACAGTGCGCAACGACGCGAGCTTCGACCAGCCCTGGCCGGTGGTGTCGGTCACCCTCTCCGACGTGGACGGCAAGCGGATCGCCATGCGGCGCCTGCAGCCCGCCGAATACCTTGGCGATAGCGCCGCCCTGGAACGCGGCCTTGCAGCCGGCGGCAACGCCGCCCTGGTGCTGGAGGTGGAAGACCCTGGCAACAAGGCCGTGGCCTTCGAGATCGGCTTCGAGTGA
- a CDS encoding helix-turn-helix domain-containing protein produces MPVNAVRLPAAEAAKETSSQSALSECVTRTVRRYLADIGDTECAEGLHALVIREVEGPLLREVLAWHDGNQSRAAAALGINRATLRKKLAVHGLL; encoded by the coding sequence ATGCCCGTGAACGCCGTCAGACTGCCTGCTGCCGAGGCCGCCAAGGAGACCTCGTCGCAGAGCGCGTTGAGCGAATGCGTTACCCGCACCGTCCGTCGCTATCTCGCCGACATCGGCGACACGGAATGCGCGGAAGGCCTGCATGCGCTCGTCATTCGCGAAGTCGAAGGCCCGCTGCTGCGCGAAGTCCTGGCATGGCACGACGGCAACCAGAGCCGTGCCGCCGCCGCGCTCGGCATCAATCGCGCCACCCTGCGCAAGAAGCTCGCCGTCCACGGCCTGCTCTGA
- a CDS encoding GNAT family N-acetyltransferase: MSSAFIVRPATAADHARIAVVWEDAVRATHDFLAEEDILFFRGFLPEIFGRLDVRVADRGGDIGGFVATAERHVEALFVAPALHGQGLGRKLLDHVIGDDPSTAWTVDVNEQNPGATRFYERYGFVQVGRSELDASGRPFPLLHLALRR; this comes from the coding sequence ATGTCCTCCGCATTCATCGTCCGCCCCGCCACTGCCGCCGACCACGCGCGGATCGCCGTGGTGTGGGAAGACGCCGTGCGCGCGACGCATGACTTCCTCGCCGAGGAAGACATCCTGTTCTTCCGCGGCTTCCTTCCCGAGATATTTGGACGTCTGGACGTCCGCGTCGCCGACCGGGGCGGCGATATCGGCGGTTTCGTCGCCACGGCCGAGCGGCATGTCGAAGCCCTGTTCGTCGCGCCGGCCCTGCACGGCCAGGGGCTGGGCCGCAAGCTGCTGGACCACGTCATCGGCGACGATCCGAGCACGGCCTGGACCGTGGACGTGAACGAGCAGAACCCCGGCGCCACCCGCTTCTACGAACGCTACGGCTTCGTGCAGGTCGGCCGCTCGGAGCTGGACGCGAGCGGACGTCCCTTCCCGCTGCTGCATCTGGCGCTGCGCCGCTGA
- the purH gene encoding bifunctional phosphoribosylaminoimidazolecarboxamide formyltransferase/IMP cyclohydrolase, whose protein sequence is MSTASLAPVRRALLSVSDKHGLIDLARRLSAKGVELLSTGGTAKAIRDAGLPVKDVSELTGFPEIMDGRVKTLHPKVHGGLLGRRGTDDAVMAELDIAPIDLLVLNLYPFEATVARPDCKLEQAIENIDIGGPAMLRSAAKNWNDVGVLTSPDQYEDAVKEIEEHGGLARATRFKLAVAAFNRVSNYDGAISDYLSALRLNETQDGIAGHDLFPGQANGRFVKMMDLRYGENPHQHAAFYRDLHPAPGTLATFRQIQGKELSFNNIADADAAWECVRSFTKPACVIVKHANPCGVAVSLEGVGRAYDLAYQTDPTSAFGGIIAFNRELDGSTARAIVERQFVEVVLAPAYAEDALLAFAKKANVRLLLIPPPADGDLSRAHPGNDVRRVGSGLLIQTADRGMVTAEDLKVVTKRAPTEAEIHDLIFAWKVAKYVKSNAIVYARDRQTIGIGAGQMSRVYSARIAGIKAADEKLEVRGSVMASDAFFPFRDGIDAAAQAGITAVIQPGGSMRDAEVIAAADEHGMAMVFTGMRHFRH, encoded by the coding sequence ATGTCCACGGCCTCCCTGGCGCCGGTCCGCCGCGCCTTGCTCAGCGTTTCCGACAAACACGGGCTGATCGACCTCGCCCGCCGGCTGTCCGCCAAGGGCGTCGAACTGCTGTCCACCGGCGGCACCGCCAAGGCGATCCGCGACGCCGGCCTGCCGGTGAAGGACGTGAGCGAACTGACCGGCTTTCCCGAGATCATGGACGGCCGCGTCAAGACGCTGCACCCGAAAGTCCATGGCGGCCTGCTCGGCCGCCGCGGCACCGACGACGCGGTGATGGCCGAGCTGGACATCGCGCCGATCGACCTGCTCGTGCTCAACCTCTACCCGTTCGAAGCCACCGTCGCGCGTCCCGACTGCAAGCTGGAACAGGCCATCGAGAACATCGACATCGGCGGTCCTGCCATGCTGCGCTCCGCGGCGAAGAACTGGAACGACGTCGGCGTGCTGACCTCGCCCGACCAGTACGAGGACGCGGTCAAGGAGATCGAGGAACACGGCGGTCTCGCGCGCGCGACGCGCTTCAAGCTCGCCGTCGCGGCGTTCAATCGCGTCTCCAACTACGACGGCGCGATCAGCGATTACCTGTCCGCGCTGCGCCTCAATGAGACGCAGGACGGGATCGCCGGCCACGACCTGTTCCCGGGCCAGGCGAACGGCCGCTTCGTGAAGATGATGGACCTGCGCTACGGCGAGAACCCGCACCAGCATGCCGCGTTCTACCGCGATCTCCATCCCGCACCCGGTACGCTGGCCACCTTCCGCCAGATCCAGGGCAAGGAGCTGTCGTTCAACAACATCGCCGATGCCGACGCGGCGTGGGAATGCGTGCGCAGTTTCACCAAGCCCGCCTGCGTGATCGTCAAGCACGCCAATCCGTGCGGCGTGGCGGTGAGCCTTGAGGGCGTGGGCCGCGCCTACGACCTGGCGTACCAGACCGACCCCACCTCCGCTTTCGGCGGCATCATCGCTTTCAATCGCGAGCTGGACGGCTCCACCGCGCGCGCCATCGTCGAACGCCAGTTCGTCGAAGTGGTGCTCGCGCCCGCCTACGCGGAGGACGCCCTGCTGGCCTTCGCCAAGAAGGCCAACGTGCGCCTGTTGCTGATCCCGCCGCCGGCCGACGGCGATCTTTCCCGCGCCCACCCGGGCAATGACGTGCGCCGCGTGGGCTCGGGCCTGCTGATCCAGACCGCTGATCGCGGCATGGTCACCGCCGAGGATCTGAAGGTGGTGACGAAGCGCGCGCCGACCGAAGCGGAGATCCACGACCTGATCTTCGCCTGGAAGGTGGCCAAGTACGTCAAGAGCAACGCCATCGTCTACGCACGCGACCGCCAGACCATCGGTATCGGCGCCGGCCAGATGAGCCGTGTCTACAGCGCCCGCATCGCCGGCATCAAGGCGGCGGACGAGAAGCTGGAAGTGCGCGGCTCGGTGATGGCGTCGGACGCGTTCTTCCCGTTCCGCGACGGCATCGATGCGGCGGCGCAGGCGGGCATCACCGCGGTGATCCAGCCGGGCGGCTCGATGCGCGACGCCGAAGTGATCGCCGCCGCCGACGAGCACGGCATGGCCATGGTGTTCACCGGCATGCGCCACTTCCGCCACTGA
- a CDS encoding bile acid:sodium symporter family protein, with protein MSLSRFLPDRFTCALVATVTLATVLPCRGAAADVFEVLTDLAIALLFFLHGAKLSREAVVAGATHWRLHLTVLASTFVLFPLLGWLLRPLLAPLVTPDLYLGVLFLCALPSTVQSSIAFTSIARGNVAAAICSASASSLLGIFLTPLLVGLMLESHGQGGMSWDAIGAIVLQLLVPFVVGQVAQRWIGGWVAKHRGLVAYVDQGSILLVVYTAFSAAVLQGLWKQVPLPVLGGLLLVNIVLLAIALLATRYGARALGFGRADEITIVFCGSKKSLASGVPMAKVLFAGHPLGAIVLPIMLFHQIQLMTCAVLARRYAARPVEVHAGEPAPARR; from the coding sequence ATGTCCCTGAGCCGCTTCCTGCCCGACCGTTTCACCTGCGCGCTCGTCGCCACCGTGACCCTGGCTACGGTCTTGCCGTGCCGCGGTGCAGCCGCCGACGTGTTCGAGGTGTTGACCGACCTTGCCATCGCGCTGCTGTTCTTCCTGCACGGCGCCAAGCTGTCGCGCGAGGCGGTGGTGGCCGGAGCGACCCATTGGCGCTTGCACCTGACGGTGCTGGCCAGCACCTTCGTGCTATTCCCCTTGCTGGGCTGGCTGCTGCGCCCGTTGCTGGCGCCGCTGGTGACGCCGGATCTCTACCTGGGCGTGCTGTTCCTGTGCGCACTGCCTTCCACCGTGCAGTCGTCCATTGCATTCACCTCGATTGCGCGCGGCAACGTCGCCGCCGCGATCTGTTCGGCGTCGGCGTCCAGCCTGCTGGGCATTTTCCTCACGCCGCTATTGGTGGGCTTGATGCTGGAGTCGCATGGGCAGGGCGGCATGTCGTGGGATGCGATCGGCGCGATCGTGCTGCAGCTGCTGGTGCCCTTCGTGGTCGGGCAGGTGGCGCAGCGCTGGATCGGCGGCTGGGTGGCGAAGCATCGCGGCCTGGTGGCTTACGTGGACCAGGGCTCGATCCTGCTGGTGGTCTACACCGCCTTCAGCGCGGCGGTCTTGCAGGGTCTGTGGAAGCAGGTGCCGCTGCCGGTGCTCGGCGGGCTGCTGCTGGTGAACATCGTGCTACTGGCGATCGCGCTGCTGGCCACACGCTATGGCGCCCGCGCGCTGGGCTTCGGCCGCGCGGACGAGATCACCATCGTGTTCTGCGGTTCCAAGAAGAGCCTCGCCAGTGGCGTGCCGATGGCCAAGGTCCTGTTCGCCGGCCATCCGCTGGGCGCGATCGTGCTGCCGATCATGCTGTTCCACCAGATCCAGCTGATGACCTGCGCGGTGCTGGCGCGCCGCTATGCGGCGCGGCCGGTGGAAGTGCATGCCGGCGAGCCCGCGCCTGCACGGCGCTGA
- a CDS encoding LysR family transcriptional regulator, which yields MNVSLRQLRAFLAVAHARHFRRAAESLHLTQPAVSRHIADLEAELGVRLFDRNTREVVPTEAGRYLQGAVERLLDELEGVLAHVHTESERRSGKVRVAAVPTLSAGLMPRCIAACARDFPQLTVQLHDQAQTLVLDSVRNGEVDFGLAIEPADRESFEIETILHDPFVLVCRTDHPLAALAQVPWKKLKDQPLVLLDQTSGSRRLIDRQLAAQRIEGNVVQQAGHPLTAFRMVEAGLGVSVTPRLSLPAPGALVTRPLTPTAERAVTLIRRRHRSLSPTAQLVWNSIRDTAAAWANTDTAKRRTITPR from the coding sequence ATGAACGTCAGCCTGCGCCAGCTCCGCGCCTTTCTCGCCGTCGCCCACGCGCGGCATTTCCGGCGGGCGGCCGAGAGCCTGCATCTCACCCAGCCGGCGGTCAGCCGCCACATCGCCGACCTGGAGGCGGAACTGGGCGTGCGGCTGTTCGACCGCAACACGCGCGAAGTCGTCCCCACCGAAGCGGGGCGCTACCTGCAAGGCGCCGTGGAGCGGCTGCTCGATGAACTGGAAGGCGTGCTGGCCCACGTCCACACGGAAAGCGAACGGCGCAGCGGCAAGGTGCGCGTGGCCGCGGTGCCGACCTTGTCGGCCGGCCTGATGCCCCGCTGCATCGCCGCCTGCGCGCGCGACTTTCCGCAATTGACGGTGCAACTTCATGACCAGGCGCAGACGCTCGTACTCGACAGCGTCCGCAACGGTGAGGTGGATTTCGGCCTCGCCATCGAGCCGGCGGACCGCGAATCCTTCGAGATCGAAACCATCCTGCATGACCCGTTCGTGCTCGTCTGCCGCACCGACCACCCGCTCGCCGCGCTGGCGCAGGTGCCATGGAAGAAGCTCAAGGACCAGCCGCTGGTGCTGCTGGACCAGACCTCCGGCAGCCGACGCCTGATCGATCGGCAGCTGGCTGCGCAGCGCATCGAGGGGAATGTGGTCCAGCAGGCCGGCCATCCGTTGACCGCATTCCGCATGGTGGAAGCAGGCCTGGGCGTGAGCGTCACGCCGCGGTTGTCGTTGCCCGCACCCGGCGCGCTGGTGACGCGGCCTCTCACGCCGACGGCAGAGCGTGCCGTCACGCTGATCCGTCGCCGGCACCGTTCGCTGTCGCCCACGGCGCAGCTGGTGTGGAACAGCATCCGCGACACCGCCGCCGCGTGGGCGAACACGGATACAGCGAAACGTAGAACGATCACGCCGCGTTGA
- a CDS encoding glutathione S-transferase: MRYQLYYWTGIQGRGEFVRLALEDADADYVDVAREEGDEAIMPFLRGERPGARPFAPPFLKAGRLVIAQTAEILHYLGPRHGLVPKSEAARLYAHQLQLTLSDLVVEAHDTHHPIASGLYYEDQRPAARQRAEDFRKTRIPKFLGYFEDVLDKAGGRHALGRHSYIDLSLFQVMSGLSYAFPKAMKRMRRKLPRLNALADRVAGRPRLAAYLASPRRIPFNEMGIFRHYPELDD; this comes from the coding sequence ATGCGCTATCAGCTCTACTACTGGACCGGCATCCAGGGACGCGGCGAATTCGTGCGCCTCGCGCTGGAGGACGCCGACGCCGATTACGTGGACGTGGCCCGCGAGGAGGGCGATGAAGCGATCATGCCGTTCCTGCGCGGCGAGCGGCCCGGCGCGCGGCCGTTCGCTCCGCCGTTCCTGAAAGCCGGGCGCCTGGTGATCGCGCAGACCGCGGAAATCCTGCACTACCTCGGCCCGCGCCATGGCCTGGTGCCGAAGAGCGAGGCGGCGCGGCTGTACGCGCATCAGCTGCAGCTCACGCTCTCGGACCTGGTGGTCGAAGCGCACGACACGCATCATCCGATCGCCAGCGGCCTTTACTACGAAGACCAGCGCCCTGCCGCTAGACAGCGCGCGGAAGATTTCCGCAAGACGCGCATTCCCAAGTTCCTCGGCTACTTCGAGGACGTGCTCGACAAGGCCGGCGGCCGCCACGCGCTGGGCCGGCATTCGTACATCGACCTCTCGCTTTTCCAGGTGATGAGCGGACTTTCCTACGCCTTCCCGAAGGCGATGAAGCGCATGCGCAGGAAACTGCCCCGCTTGAACGCACTTGCCGACCGGGTGGCCGGGCGGCCGCGGCTGGCCGCCTACCTGGCATCGCCGCGGCGCATCCCGTTCAACGAGATGGGCATCTTCCGGCATTACCCTGAGCTGGACGACTGA
- a CDS encoding EamA family transporter yields the protein MNPRESWLLFALGSAFFAALTALFGKIGVAGINSNLATFIRTIVILLVTAGILSLRGEWARPANLSSQAWLFLVLSGIATGLSWLCYYRALQLGPLSKVAPIDKLSVAMVILLGIAVLGERPAWPTLVGGALILAGAIVIAVF from the coding sequence ATGAACCCGCGCGAGAGCTGGCTGCTGTTCGCACTCGGCTCGGCGTTCTTCGCCGCGCTCACCGCGCTGTTCGGCAAGATCGGTGTGGCGGGCATCAATTCCAATCTCGCCACATTCATCCGCACCATCGTCATCCTGCTGGTGACCGCCGGCATCCTCAGCCTGCGTGGCGAATGGGCGCGGCCGGCGAACCTGTCGTCGCAAGCGTGGCTGTTCCTGGTGTTGTCGGGAATCGCCACGGGCCTTTCGTGGCTCTGCTACTACCGCGCGCTGCAGCTGGGGCCGCTGAGCAAGGTGGCGCCGATCGACAAGCTCAGCGTGGCGATGGTGATCCTGCTGGGCATCGCGGTGCTCGGCGAGCGCCCGGCGTGGCCGACGCTGGTGGGCGGCGCGTTGATCCTGGCCGGCGCGATCGTGATCGCGGTGTTTTGA
- a CDS encoding DUF2782 domain-containing protein: MKPAVLAVALGVAALAVSAAAPAFAQSTRSLPPAPPPPGMNDPGVKATQPPKPATAQSTPAKATAATAGASGQTSDAQITECQKEDNTIQEYRRSGALYQVVVKPKVGPEQVYLVDAKGNYSQVSQSGPREPVKPVMYKVLEWGKSRPAEDQPSCGQ, encoded by the coding sequence ATGAAACCTGCCGTCCTAGCCGTCGCCCTGGGTGTCGCCGCCCTGGCCGTTTCCGCCGCCGCGCCGGCTTTCGCACAGTCCACGCGCTCGCTGCCGCCGGCCCCGCCGCCGCCGGGCATGAACGATCCGGGCGTCAAGGCGACGCAGCCGCCCAAGCCGGCCACCGCGCAGAGCACACCCGCCAAGGCGACCGCCGCCACGGCCGGCGCATCGGGCCAGACGTCCGATGCGCAGATCACCGAATGTCAAAAGGAAGACAACACCATCCAGGAATACCGTCGCAGCGGCGCGCTGTACCAGGTGGTGGTGAAGCCCAAGGTCGGGCCGGAGCAGGTCTACCTGGTCGACGCCAAGGGCAATTACAGCCAGGTCAGCCAGAGCGGCCCGCGCGAGCCGGTGAAGCCGGTGATGTACAAGGTGCTGGAGTGGGGCAAGAGCCGTCCGGCCGAGGATCAACCCTCCTGCGGGCAGTAA
- the polA gene encoding DNA polymerase I, with the protein MSKLILIDGSSYLYRAFHALPPLTNTHGEPTGALFGVVNMLRATLKAKPEYVAFVSDAPGPTFRDALYDQYKANRPPMPDDLGAQVEPMLAIVSALGFPILRITGVEADDVIGTLTEQAHAQGIEVEISTGDKDLAQLVRPGVTLVNTMTNTTMDDAGVMEKFGVRPDQIVDYLALVGDSVDNVPGVPKCGPKTAAKWLAEYGTLDGVIANADKIGGKIGENLRAALPQLPLSKELVSIRLTVPLEQGVTDLVLRDRDVERLRELYIRYEFKAALKELDGTAEVAAPTPAAPAAAAVAVPAAHPAGDLSGPGRYELVTTEAQLDAWLAKLRTAELIAFDTETTSIDSMQADMVGLSLSVETGEACYVPLAHDYPGAPPQLARDHVLDRLKRIFEDPSRPKLGQHAKYDINILSHYGIAVQGLKHDSMLESYVWNATATRHDMDSLARKYLGYETVKYEEVAGKGAKQISFSQVDVDTACRYAAEDADITLRLHRALWPLLESEPKLRSVYEDIEIPLVPVLAGMEQRGVLIDVPNLRLQSQQLGKRMFDLQQQAWQAAGHDFNLDSPKQLQSVLFDELGLPAKLRTPTGQPSTNEEALEAIAEEHPLPRLILDYRGLAKLRSTYTDKLAEIVNPRTGRVHTSYHQGAVATGRVSSSDPNLQNIPVRTEEGRRIRQAFIAPDGWVVMAADYSQIELRIMAHLSGDEGLLRAFQEGGDVHRATAAEVFGLPPEEVSANQRRAAKAINFGLMYGMSAFGLARQLGVDRGEASDYMARYFARYPGVHAFMDATREQAHRDGYVETIFGRRLYLENLKSRNQALRAGAERAAVNAPMQGSAADIIKRAMIAVAEWLKPRDDAHMLMQVHDELVFEVREDAVDTVRAAVVERMSGAAQLRVPLLVEAGVGANWDEAH; encoded by the coding sequence ATGTCCAAGCTCATCCTCATCGACGGCTCTTCGTATCTCTATCGCGCGTTCCACGCGCTGCCTCCGCTGACCAACACCCACGGCGAGCCCACCGGCGCGCTGTTCGGCGTGGTGAACATGCTGCGCGCGACGCTGAAGGCGAAACCGGAATACGTGGCCTTCGTCAGCGATGCGCCAGGCCCCACGTTCCGCGATGCGCTGTACGACCAGTACAAGGCGAACCGCCCGCCCATGCCGGACGACCTGGGCGCCCAGGTGGAACCCATGCTGGCGATCGTGTCCGCGCTGGGCTTTCCGATCCTGCGCATCACCGGGGTGGAAGCGGACGACGTGATCGGCACGCTGACCGAGCAGGCGCATGCGCAGGGCATCGAAGTGGAAATCTCCACCGGCGACAAGGACCTCGCCCAGCTCGTGCGGCCCGGCGTCACCCTGGTCAACACCATGACCAACACCACCATGGACGATGCCGGCGTCATGGAGAAGTTCGGCGTGCGTCCGGATCAGATCGTCGACTACCTGGCCCTGGTCGGCGACAGCGTCGACAACGTGCCCGGCGTGCCCAAGTGCGGCCCCAAGACGGCCGCGAAGTGGCTGGCCGAGTACGGCACGCTCGACGGCGTGATCGCCAATGCGGACAAGATCGGCGGCAAGATCGGCGAGAACCTGCGCGCGGCGCTCCCGCAGCTGCCGTTGTCGAAGGAACTGGTGTCGATCCGCCTGACCGTGCCGCTCGAACAGGGCGTCACCGACCTGGTGCTGCGCGACCGCGACGTCGAGCGCCTGCGCGAGCTGTACATCCGCTACGAGTTCAAGGCGGCGCTGAAGGAACTGGACGGCACCGCCGAGGTCGCCGCGCCGACGCCGGCAGCGCCGGCCGCCGCCGCTGTTGCGGTGCCCGCGGCCCATCCCGCGGGCGACCTGAGCGGGCCGGGCCGCTACGAGCTGGTCACCACCGAGGCCCAGCTCGACGCCTGGCTGGCGAAGCTGCGCACCGCCGAACTGATCGCCTTCGACACCGAGACCACCAGCATCGATTCCATGCAGGCGGACATGGTGGGCCTGAGCCTCTCGGTAGAAACCGGCGAGGCCTGCTACGTGCCGCTGGCCCACGATTACCCCGGCGCGCCGCCGCAGCTCGCGCGCGACCACGTGCTCGACCGGCTCAAGCGGATCTTCGAGGACCCGTCGCGGCCCAAGCTCGGCCAGCACGCGAAGTACGACATCAACATCCTTTCGCATTACGGCATCGCGGTGCAGGGGCTCAAGCACGACTCCATGCTGGAGTCGTACGTGTGGAACGCCACCGCCACGCGTCACGACATGGATTCGCTGGCGCGCAAATATCTCGGCTACGAGACGGTGAAGTACGAGGAAGTGGCCGGCAAGGGCGCCAAGCAGATCTCCTTCTCGCAGGTCGACGTCGACACCGCCTGCCGCTACGCCGCCGAGGACGCCGACATCACCCTGCGCCTGCATCGCGCGCTGTGGCCGCTGCTGGAGAGCGAGCCGAAGCTGCGCAGCGTGTACGAGGACATCGAGATCCCGCTGGTGCCGGTGCTCGCCGGCATGGAGCAGCGCGGCGTGCTGATCGACGTGCCCAACCTGCGCCTGCAGAGCCAGCAGCTGGGCAAGCGCATGTTCGACCTGCAGCAGCAGGCCTGGCAGGCCGCAGGCCACGACTTCAACCTGGACTCGCCCAAGCAGCTGCAGAGCGTGCTGTTCGACGAACTGGGCCTGCCGGCCAAGCTGCGCACGCCCACCGGGCAGCCGTCCACCAACGAGGAGGCGCTGGAGGCGATCGCGGAGGAGCACCCGCTGCCGCGCCTGATCCTGGACTACCGCGGCCTGGCCAAGCTGCGCTCGACCTACACCGACAAACTGGCGGAGATCGTCAATCCGCGCACCGGCCGCGTGCACACCAGCTACCACCAGGGCGCGGTGGCCACCGGGCGCGTGTCGTCGTCCGACCCGAACCTGCAGAACATCCCGGTGCGCACCGAGGAAGGCCGGCGCATCCGCCAGGCCTTCATCGCACCGGATGGCTGGGTGGTCATGGCCGCCGACTACTCGCAGATCGAGCTGCGCATCATGGCCCACCTGTCCGGCGACGAGGGCCTGCTGCGCGCCTTCCAGGAAGGCGGCGACGTGCACCGCGCCACCGCCGCCGAAGTGTTCGGCCTGCCGCCCGAGGAAGTCAGCGCCAACCAGCGCCGTGCCGCCAAGGCCATCAACTTCGGCCTGATGTACGGCATGAGCGCGTTCGGCCTGGCGCGCCAGCTGGGCGTGGACCGCGGCGAAGCCAGCGACTACATGGCCCGCTATTTCGCCCGCTACCCGGGCGTGCACGCCTTCATGGACGCCACGCGCGAGCAGGCGCACCGCGATGGCTATGTCGAGACCATCTTCGGCCGCCGCCTGTACCTGGAGAACCTCAAGTCCCGCAACCAGGCTTTGCGCGCCGGCGCCGAGCGCGCGGCGGTGAACGCGCCCATGCAGGGCAGCGCCGCGGACATCATCAAGCGCGCCATGATCGCGGTGGCCGAGTGGCTCAAGCCGCGCGACGACGCCCACATGCTCATGCAGGTGCACGACGAACTGGTGTTCGAGGTGCGCGAGGACGCGGTCGACACGGTTCGCGCCGCCGTGGTCGAGCGCATGTCCGGCGCCGCCCAGCTGCGGGTGCCGCTGCTGGTGGAAGCCGGCGTGGGCGCCAACTGGGACGAGGCGCACTGA